One region of Oryza glaberrima chromosome 7, OglaRS2, whole genome shotgun sequence genomic DNA includes:
- the LOC127778714 gene encoding organelle RRM domain-containing protein 2, mitochondrial-like, giving the protein MAAAAARAGFRRMFSVSGFTPPPPPAARPVADPCNNLFVSGLNKRTTSVGLREAFSKFGQVIEARVITDRISGYSRGFGFVKYATVEEAGEGIKGMDGKFLDGWVIFAEYAKQREAQQPAQPAASTGYQYSNQ; this is encoded by the exons ATGGCGGCGGCCGCTGCTCGCGCCGGGTTCCGGCGGATGTTCTCCGTCTCGGGcttcacgccgccgcctccccccgccgcccgccccgtgGCGGACCCCTGCAACAACCTCTTCGTCTCAG GGTTGAATAAACGCACGACATCTGTCGGACTTAGGGAAGCCTTCTCGAAATTCGGTCAGGTTATTGAAG CTAGAGTAATCACTGATAGAATATCTGGATACTCTCGAGGATTTGGCTTTGTCAAATATGCAACTGTTGAAGAAGCCGGTGAGGGCATAAAAGGCATGGATGGAAAG TTCCTCGATGGTTGGGTGATATTTGCCGAGTACGCCAAGCAGAGAGAAGCACAGCAGCCGGCCCAACCAGCAGCGTCAACTGGTTACCAATACTCCAACCAATGA
- the LOC127778571 gene encoding histone H4: protein MSGRGKGGKGLGKGGAKRHRKVLRDNIQGITKPAIRRLARRGGVKRISGLIYEETRGVLKIFLENVIRDAVTYTEHARRKTVTAMDVVYALKRQGRTLYGFGG, encoded by the coding sequence ATGTCTGGGCGCGGGAAGGGAGGGAAGGGCCTGGGCAAGGGAGGCGCGAAGCGCCACCGGAAGGTGCTCCGCGACAACATCCAGGGGATCACGAAGCCGGCGATCCGGAGGCTGGCGAGGAGGGGCGGGGTGAAGCGCATCTCGGGGCTCATCTACGAGGAGACCCGCGGGGTGCTCAAGATCTTCCTCGAGAACGTCATCCGCGACGCCGTCACCTACACCGAGCACGCCCGCCGCAAGACCGTCACCGCCATGGACGTCGTCTACGCGCTCAAGCGCCAGGGCCGCACCCTCTACGGCTTCGGCGGCTAG
- the LOC127778927 gene encoding putative F-box/LRR-repeat protein At5g02930, which translates to MSTCSARNSGDGGEGVDRISHLPEELIQNILVRLPSVDAAARTSVLSRRWRRVWTRLPSLSFQCDSEKPGAIDAALAAYSAPALNRLALSAAHALEAATVAPWLEFASRRVAGNLTLNFSVAGGLELPACERATSINLHVGHLRLPPAGSFAALASLAIVGARMQGGDFEAVCSPRCPRLRRLAVRSVTLVGGAADVSVRSGSLEWLVFMAQGVGRLEVAAPRLRYFRAEAKAAAGDVSDVSVASPVLEDVAWYGEFDPRRHRFAEAGHRLRKLMVMDMPTVALMRRFYIVDELVLSFGISPGIRGYKTFLNATSMIAKCEVLEVQVTTRRHAFSSAVLHLLRKSVGVAKLLIRLPRMGNKSCTEGCPCSLTDSCNTEKIQLDSLKEVEILEFQGEFNQMKFINLLLDCHAPILKKVYVRIPKDVKSISNTKSKKIRSIVDGHPEIDVEFKLWS; encoded by the exons ATGTCTACCTGCAGCGCTCGTAattccggcgacggcggtgagggCGTCGACCGCATCAGCCACCTCCCGGAGGAGCTCATCCAGAACATCCTCGTCCGCCTCCCGTccgtcgacgcggcggcgcgcaccAGCGTCCTCTCCCGGCGATGGCGCCGAGTCTGGACCCGCCTCCCGTCCCTCTCCTTCCAGTGTGATTCCGAGAAGCCGGGCGCCAtcgacgccgcgctcgccgcctacTCCGCGCCGGCGCTGAACCGCCTCGCCCTCTCCGCGGCCCACGCCCTCGAggccgccaccgtcgcgccGTGGCTGGAGTTCGCGTCGCGGCGCGTCGCCGGCAACCTCACGCTCAACTTCTCGGTGGCCGGCGGCCTCGAGCTGCCCGCCTGCGAGCGGGCGACGAGCATCAACCTCCACGTCGGgcacctccgcctcccgccggccggctCGTTCGCGGCGCTGGCCTCCCTGGCCATCGTCGGCGCCCGCATGCAGGGCGGCGACTTCGaggccgtgtgctcgccgcggTGCCCTCGCCTCCGGCGGCTCGCCGTGCGCAGCGTCACGCTCGTCGGAGGCGCCGCCGACGTCTCCGTGCGCTCCGGCTCGCTGGAGTGGCTGGTCTTCATGGCGCAGGGCGTCGGCCGGCTGGAGGTCGCCGCCCCGAGGCTCCGGTACTTCCGGGCAGAAgccaaggccgccgccggcgacgtctcGGATGTCAGCGTCGCCTCCCCGGTGCTCGAGGACGTCGCTTGGTACGGGGAGTTcgacccgcgccgccaccggttCGCAGAGGCCGGCCACCGCCTGCGGAAGCTGATGGTCATGGACATGCCGACGGTGGCGCTGATGCGGCGCTTCTACATCGTCGACGAGCTCGTGCTTAGCTTCGGAATTTCACCG GGGATCAGAGGGTACAAGACGTTTCTGAATGCTACGAGCATGATTGCAAAGTGTGAGGTTTTGGAGGTGCAGGTGACGACGAGACGGCACGCCTTTTCATCAGCAGTGTTGCATCTCCTCAGGAAATCAGTTGGTGTTGCGAAGCTTCTGATTCGTCTGCCTCGGATG GGGAACAAAAGCTGCACGGAGGGCTGTCCTTGCTCTCTGACGGATAGCTGCAACACTGAAAAGATTCAGTTAGATTCGCTGAAAGAGGTAGAAATATTGGAGTTCCAGGGAGAATTTAATCAGATGAAATTTATCAACCTTCTGCTCGATTGCCATGCGCCAATCCTTAAGAAGGTATATGTCAGAATCCCAAAGGATGTGAAGTCCATCAGCAATACGAAGAGCAAGAAAATTCGCAGCATTGTTGATGGTCATCCGGAGATTGATGTTGAATTCAAGTTATGGTCGTGA